A window from Acidobacteriota bacterium encodes these proteins:
- the tatA gene encoding twin-arginine translocase TatA/TatE family subunit has translation MGGIGVPELLVVLGILVLLFGATKLPQIGRGLGEGIRNFKTGVREPESDKIDDGESVKPR, from the coding sequence ATGGGTGGTATAGGCGTACCCGAACTGCTGGTCGTGTTGGGCATCCTGGTCTTGCTCTTTGGCGCGACGAAATTGCCCCAGATCGGCCGCGGCCTGGGCGAAGGGATCCGCAACTTCAAGACCGGCGTCCGCGAGCCGGAGTCCGACAAGATCGACGACGGCGAATCCGTCAAGCCCCGCTGA
- a CDS encoding LysM peptidoglycan-binding domain-containing protein has product MVLAVLTSGIVLAHDNPPRNLRQVGDHWTAWDPPTPPEDAEVYIIARGDTLWDLAARFYGDPYLWPQLWEQNQYILDAHWIYPGDPLLTTTEVTTVESLDQAGLDDEAPDDDYPFLRAGSDARPPGPLGGESDIYCTGFIGELNEQFPFAIIGSEFQALSPSLDNLGGSAAASYNGLYGTDTLKYGMMNGDIIYLSGGRSGNMTPGTVYTAIGSGPKIRHPGDNSVFGRMYHYQGQVRVLSVQAETAIAEVVHTCRPVVVGAQLKLFDEEPVPLGRRTGLRPVNLPASAESLAGAPVILAGDHGLITLGEDSVVHIDRGENADVVPGDIYTVYRLNSEGLPPVVLGELAVLSVHSRSSVAKIIGSRYPIYPGDLLALK; this is encoded by the coding sequence ATGGTGCTCGCCGTGCTGACGAGCGGCATCGTCCTGGCCCATGACAATCCGCCCAGAAACCTCCGCCAGGTAGGGGACCACTGGACCGCCTGGGATCCCCCGACTCCGCCCGAGGACGCCGAGGTGTACATCATCGCCCGCGGCGACACCCTGTGGGATCTGGCCGCGCGCTTCTATGGCGACCCGTACCTCTGGCCCCAGCTCTGGGAGCAGAACCAATACATCCTCGACGCACACTGGATCTATCCCGGCGATCCGCTGCTGACCACCACCGAGGTCACCACCGTCGAGTCCCTCGATCAAGCCGGCCTCGACGACGAAGCCCCGGACGATGACTATCCCTTCCTGCGGGCCGGATCGGATGCTCGCCCGCCGGGCCCGCTGGGCGGCGAATCGGACATCTACTGCACCGGCTTCATCGGCGAACTCAACGAGCAGTTCCCCTTCGCCATCATCGGCTCCGAGTTTCAGGCCTTGTCCCCCAGTCTCGACAACCTCGGCGGCTCCGCCGCCGCCAGCTACAACGGCCTCTACGGAACCGACACCCTCAAGTACGGCATGATGAACGGTGACATCATCTATCTGAGCGGCGGCCGCAGCGGCAACATGACGCCGGGCACCGTCTACACGGCCATCGGCAGCGGACCGAAGATTCGGCATCCCGGGGACAATTCCGTGTTCGGCCGCATGTACCACTACCAGGGCCAGGTGCGGGTGTTGTCCGTGCAGGCCGAAACGGCGATCGCCGAAGTCGTCCATACCTGCCGACCGGTGGTGGTGGGCGCGCAGCTCAAGCTGTTCGATGAAGAGCCCGTTCCGCTCGGTCGCCGCACCGGCTTGCGGCCGGTCAACCTGCCCGCCTCGGCGGAGTCTCTGGCCGGTGCGCCGGTGATCCTGGCCGGCGACCACGGCCTCATCACCCTCGGCGAGGACAGTGTGGTCCACATCGATCGCGGCGAGAACGCGGATGTCGTACCCGGCGACATCTACACCGTCTACCGCCTCAACAGTGAAGGCCTGCCGCCGGTGGTGCTGGGCGAGTTGGCGGTGCTCTCCGTCCACAGCCGGTCGTCCGTCGCCAAGATCATCGGCTCCCGCTACCCCATCTATCCCGGCGATCTGCTGGCCCTGAAATGA
- a CDS encoding helix-turn-helix domain-containing protein has protein sequence MKEPTLNRRLTQIVDELVKRGMTLAQARREFERQFIVASLNSNNGNLCRSARSLGVHRNTLRNKVSNLGIGASTARNGGGRDAAGKGAPPKSSPGKR, from the coding sequence GTGAAGGAACCGACACTCAACCGCCGACTGACCCAGATCGTCGACGAGCTGGTCAAGCGAGGGATGACCCTCGCCCAGGCTCGCCGCGAGTTTGAGCGCCAGTTCATCGTGGCGTCCCTAAACTCCAATAACGGCAACCTTTGCCGCTCGGCCCGCAGCCTCGGCGTGCACCGCAACACCTTGCGCAACAAGGTCTCCAACCTGGGGATCGGAGCGAGCACTGCACGCAACGGCGGCGGCCGCGACGCGGCCGGGAAGGGCGCACCCCCCAAGTCCTCGCCGGGCAAGCGCTGA
- a CDS encoding phosphatidate cytidylyltransferase: protein MQRLLTAAILAPPFLASMLLGPTWVFMSMVTAGVLLAAWEYTRIALPEEPRHPAAATLPAKERPGRGLLGMLPILVIPFAWGLREAMTEGRGVAALAAVVAIALPVAVLAARTSLEHGFRTVGAFAFGLPYFALPVLAAWELRESDPWLVFLAFAIAWLGDTGAYYVGRPFGRHKMAPRVSPKKSWEGAAAALAVSLAVALLWCHFRLGEIRPVLLGLAVVTSVAAQIGDLAESMFKRGSGVKDSGTLLPGHGGLWDRVDGVLFALPVLWLAVLWLDPALLSP, encoded by the coding sequence ATGCAGCGACTCCTCACGGCGGCGATCCTCGCACCGCCCTTCCTGGCCAGCATGCTCTTGGGACCCACCTGGGTCTTCATGTCGATGGTGACGGCGGGCGTTCTGCTGGCCGCCTGGGAATACACCCGCATCGCCCTGCCGGAGGAGCCGCGCCATCCGGCGGCGGCCACCCTGCCGGCAAAGGAGCGGCCGGGCCGCGGCCTCCTCGGGATGCTGCCGATCCTGGTCATCCCCTTCGCCTGGGGCCTGCGCGAGGCGATGACCGAAGGGCGCGGTGTCGCGGCCCTGGCGGCGGTCGTCGCGATCGCGCTGCCGGTGGCGGTCCTCGCCGCCCGCACCTCTCTGGAGCACGGTTTTCGAACGGTCGGGGCTTTCGCCTTCGGCCTGCCGTACTTCGCCCTGCCGGTGCTCGCCGCCTGGGAGCTGCGCGAGAGCGACCCCTGGCTGGTGTTTCTAGCCTTTGCCATCGCCTGGCTGGGAGACACCGGTGCGTACTATGTCGGCCGCCCCTTCGGGCGCCACAAGATGGCGCCACGGGTGAGCCCGAAGAAGAGCTGGGAAGGAGCCGCCGCCGCCCTCGCCGTATCGCTGGCGGTCGCCCTCCTGTGGTGCCACTTCCGGCTGGGCGAAATCCGGCCGGTCTTGCTAGGGCTGGCGGTGGTGACCTCGGTCGCGGCGCAGATCGGAGATCTCGCCGAGTCGATGTTCAAGCGCGGCTCGGGAGTCAAGGACTCAGGGACCCTACTGCCGGGCCACGGCGGCCTGTGGGACCGGGTGGACGGCGTGCTCTTCGCCCTGCCGGTGCTGTGGCTCGCGGTGCTGTGGCTGGACCCCGCCCTGCTGAGCCCGTGA
- a CDS encoding glycosyltransferase encodes MTNSIGASVVLLAYYGILAILAAYGVHRMVLVALYIRFRRQVAVEPPAPEEWPRVTVQLPLYNEMYVARRLIDAVCTLDYPPDRLEIQVLDDSTDETRDIVAAAVERQRALGHRIRHLHRTDRSGFKAGALAAGLEVADGDLVAVFDADFLPTPEFLRRTVPHFADPGVGMVQARWDHLNRSFSLLTRIQAIFLDGHFVIEHTARNRSGCFFNFNGTAGVWRRRAIADGGGWQHDTLTEDLDLSYRSQMSGWRFVYLPDLLVPAELPVEINGFKSQQYRWAKGSIQTGRKLLSRLLSAPLPPRVKAEAVVHLTNNFCYPLMVLLALLVFPAMVLRRGSSWEALLLIDLPMFMAATSSVLIFYIASQVAGGRGWRRTLGDLPALMGLGIGLSVSNSAAVLTGLKDRGGTFVRTPKFSIVERGDADRPRRYRAGRSMTFAIELAFALYFTVVFVYAAVDGMWASLPFLYLFLQGFWYIVLLSLAERWRQPSAVETPWPASGDG; translated from the coding sequence ATGACGAACTCGATCGGAGCATCGGTGGTGTTGCTGGCGTACTACGGGATTCTGGCGATCCTCGCCGCCTATGGCGTACACCGTATGGTGCTGGTGGCGCTCTACATCCGATTTCGGCGCCAGGTGGCGGTGGAACCGCCGGCGCCGGAAGAATGGCCGCGGGTGACGGTCCAACTGCCACTCTACAATGAGATGTACGTCGCCCGCCGGTTGATCGACGCGGTGTGCACCCTCGACTATCCACCCGACCGGCTGGAGATCCAGGTTCTCGACGACTCGACGGACGAGACCCGCGACATCGTGGCCGCCGCCGTCGAGCGTCAGCGCGCCCTCGGGCACCGCATCCGCCATCTTCACCGGACGGACCGCAGCGGTTTCAAGGCGGGGGCCCTCGCGGCCGGTTTGGAGGTCGCCGACGGCGACCTGGTGGCGGTTTTCGATGCCGACTTTCTGCCGACGCCGGAGTTCCTCCGGCGCACCGTGCCGCACTTCGCGGACCCCGGGGTTGGCATGGTGCAGGCGCGGTGGGATCACCTCAATCGGTCGTTCTCGCTGCTGACCCGCATCCAGGCCATCTTCCTGGACGGCCACTTCGTCATCGAGCACACGGCGCGCAACCGCAGCGGCTGCTTCTTCAACTTCAACGGCACCGCCGGGGTGTGGCGTCGGCGGGCGATCGCCGACGGCGGCGGCTGGCAGCACGACACCCTGACCGAGGATCTCGACCTTTCCTACCGTTCGCAGATGAGCGGCTGGCGTTTTGTGTACCTGCCGGATCTGCTGGTGCCGGCGGAACTGCCGGTCGAGATCAACGGCTTCAAAAGCCAGCAATACCGTTGGGCCAAGGGCTCCATCCAGACTGGCCGCAAGCTGCTCTCGCGCCTTCTCTCGGCGCCTTTGCCGCCGCGGGTCAAGGCCGAAGCGGTGGTGCACCTGACCAACAATTTCTGCTACCCCTTGATGGTACTGCTGGCGCTCCTGGTGTTCCCGGCGATGGTGCTGCGCCGCGGCTCGTCCTGGGAGGCGCTGCTCTTGATCGACCTGCCGATGTTCATGGCGGCCACCTCGTCGGTGCTGATCTTCTATATCGCCAGCCAGGTAGCCGGCGGCCGCGGTTGGCGCCGCACCTTGGGCGATCTACCGGCGCTGATGGGCCTCGGCATCGGCTTGTCGGTGAGCAATTCTGCGGCGGTGTTGACCGGCCTCAAGGATCGCGGCGGCACCTTCGTCCGCACGCCGAAGTTCTCCATCGTCGAGCGCGGCGATGCGGATCGGCCCCGTCGTTACCGGGCCGGCCGCAGCATGACCTTCGCCATCGAGCTGGCCTTCGCCCTGTACTTCACGGTGGTCTTCGTGTACGCGGCGGTCGATGGTATGTGGGCCTCGCTACCGTTCCTCTATCTCTTTCTGCAGGGCTTCTGGTACATCGTGCTGCTGTCCCTGGCGGAGCGCTGGCGCCAGCCGTCGGCGGTGGAGACGCCTTGGCCGGCTTCAGGCGACGGGTAG
- a CDS encoding lytic transglycosylase domain-containing protein — MICLRLQGVLATFATLAFLLSSGGTGVSAPPTPPSVEIPSPEEIAVLDELALWLTDSDEGSLGTMSPVDIRAAVRERPETFELFRSYNLKEDNHRYLESVPFGGEIVEAAERYDLDSLLVAAVIEVESGFLPHAVSPVGAVGLMQVMPATGGFSTELSNPAVNLDIGARYLRQLLDTYDGDLELALAAYNAGPGNVRRFGGIPPFRETRRYVSKVISTYVDIHRSVWDDTGATDLIVLN, encoded by the coding sequence ATGATCTGTTTACGACTCCAAGGCGTGCTGGCGACTTTCGCCACCCTCGCCTTCCTTCTCAGCTCCGGCGGCACCGGGGTTTCCGCCCCGCCCACGCCTCCGTCAGTGGAGATTCCGAGCCCGGAAGAGATCGCCGTTCTCGACGAACTCGCCCTCTGGCTCACGGACTCCGACGAGGGCAGCCTCGGCACCATGAGCCCGGTGGACATCCGGGCCGCCGTGCGAGAGCGCCCCGAAACCTTCGAGCTGTTCCGCAGCTACAACCTTAAAGAGGACAACCATCGCTACCTCGAATCCGTGCCCTTTGGCGGCGAGATCGTCGAAGCGGCGGAGCGCTACGACCTGGACAGCCTGCTGGTCGCCGCGGTGATCGAGGTGGAATCGGGGTTTCTGCCCCACGCCGTGTCGCCGGTGGGAGCCGTCGGCCTAATGCAGGTGATGCCGGCCACCGGCGGATTCAGCACCGAATTGAGCAATCCGGCGGTCAACCTGGACATCGGCGCCCGCTATCTGCGGCAGTTGCTCGACACCTACGATGGGGACCTGGAGTTGGCCCTGGCGGCCTATAACGCCGGTCCCGGCAACGTGCGCCGGTTTGGCGGCATCCCGCCCTTCCGCGAGACCCGCCGCTATGTTTCCAAGGTGATCTCGACCTACGTCGACATCCACCGCAGCGTGTGGGACGACACCGGGGCCACAGACCTAATCGTTCTCAACTAG
- a CDS encoding isoprenyl transferase, giving the protein MIEISKLAEPGSPEELLVRRLDLERLPRHVGVIMDGNGRWARSRGLPRVEGHRAGIASVRDTVEAAARLDLEVLTLYAFSIENWKRPRFEVWTLMNLLKEYVQRELDTLIKNGIRLQVLGRWRELDPSVVAVLENALDATKDGENMGLNIALNYSGRCEIVDACRRIVTEWAAGKGADIDEETLGRYLYTSGQPDPDLLIRTSGEMRVSNFLLWQIAYSEIWFTDTLWPDFRRGTLFEAILDFQARDRRFGAVKDADRDDSSPTTVRAPG; this is encoded by the coding sequence ATGATCGAAATCTCAAAACTCGCCGAGCCGGGCTCGCCGGAAGAGCTTCTCGTCCGGCGCCTAGACCTGGAACGACTGCCCCGCCATGTCGGCGTCATCATGGACGGCAACGGGCGCTGGGCGCGTAGCCGTGGTCTGCCCCGGGTGGAAGGCCACCGCGCCGGCATCGCCTCGGTGCGCGACACGGTGGAAGCGGCGGCGCGCCTCGATCTCGAAGTGCTGACCCTCTACGCCTTCTCGATCGAGAACTGGAAGCGTCCCCGCTTCGAAGTGTGGACGCTGATGAACCTGCTCAAGGAATACGTCCAGCGGGAACTCGACACGCTGATCAAGAACGGCATTCGCCTCCAGGTGCTGGGCCGCTGGCGGGAACTGGACCCGTCCGTCGTCGCGGTGCTGGAAAATGCCCTGGACGCCACCAAGGACGGCGAGAACATGGGGCTGAACATCGCCCTCAATTACTCCGGCCGCTGCGAGATCGTGGACGCCTGCCGGCGGATCGTCACCGAGTGGGCGGCCGGCAAGGGCGCCGACATCGACGAGGAAACCCTCGGCCGCTACCTCTACACCTCCGGCCAGCCGGATCCGGACCTCCTGATCCGCACCTCCGGCGAGATGCGGGTGAGCAACTTTCTGCTGTGGCAGATCGCCTATTCGGAGATCTGGTTCACGGACACCCTGTGGCCGGATTTTCGCCGCGGCACCCTGTTCGAAGCGATTCTCGATTTCCAGGCGCGGGATCGCCGCTTCGGCGCCGTCAAGGACGCCGATCGCGACGATTCTTCGCCAACCACCGTCCGAGCTCCTGGGTAA
- a CDS encoding PASTA domain-containing protein, with amino-acid sequence MSPVAAKALKIFRRLAYFGALAGVFLLAAYLSFNAFVRSGATAAPDLVGLSRHEALERLSDQGLTPQFREDAARFDAQIAEDHVVEQTPRARTLVKRGSTVQMVMSLGPQQTAVPSLRGQSLQSAQVALATAGLTLGRSLRVYEPGMEPGTIVQQSPLAERVVAPGSEVDVLLSMGAPGERYIMPDLVYRNYRQVRPFFEARDFRLGGIKYEPYEGVEEGTILRQYPLAGHPLTRREAISLVVASPPRTG; translated from the coding sequence ATGTCGCCGGTCGCCGCCAAGGCCCTCAAGATCTTTCGCCGCCTCGCCTATTTTGGCGCCCTGGCGGGGGTTTTTCTGCTCGCCGCCTACCTGTCCTTCAACGCCTTCGTGAGGAGCGGCGCCACCGCGGCGCCGGACCTGGTGGGGCTGTCTCGGCACGAGGCCCTCGAACGCCTCTCGGATCAGGGATTGACCCCCCAGTTCCGGGAGGATGCGGCGCGCTTCGACGCGCAGATCGCCGAGGACCACGTCGTGGAACAAACGCCCCGCGCCCGCACCCTGGTCAAGCGCGGCAGCACGGTGCAGATGGTGATGTCCCTCGGGCCGCAGCAGACGGCGGTGCCGAGCCTGCGGGGCCAATCGCTGCAGTCGGCGCAGGTGGCCCTGGCGACGGCGGGCCTCACCCTCGGCCGCTCCCTCAGGGTCTACGAACCGGGGATGGAGCCGGGCACCATCGTTCAGCAATCGCCGCTGGCGGAGCGGGTGGTGGCTCCGGGCAGCGAGGTCGATGTGTTGCTCTCCATGGGAGCGCCCGGCGAGCGCTACATCATGCCGGATCTGGTCTACCGCAACTACCGACAGGTGCGGCCGTTCTTCGAAGCCCGCGATTTCCGCCTCGGCGGGATCAAGTACGAACCCTACGAAGGGGTCGAAGAGGGCACCATCTTGCGCCAATATCCGCTTGCCGGGCACCCATTGACGCGTCGCGAAGCGATCTCCCTGGTGGTCGCCTCCCCTCCCCGCACCGGTTGA
- the rpe gene encoding ribulose-phosphate 3-epimerase, translating into MKLAPSLLASDLANLVGAVDICERGGAELIHVDVMDGHFVPNLTFGIPVIAALKERTELPLDVHLMVDSPGRLLDEYLAAGSDMVAVHWEACTHLHRVLDRIRRGHAAAGVALNPATPVEVLADVLDDLDFVLLMSVNPGFGGQSFIPRALDKTRRLRDLAGDSLDIAMDGGIDRDTIGPARAAGVDIAIAGSAVFGADDPVAAIAELRQRSLSEIS; encoded by the coding sequence ATGAAGCTCGCCCCTTCACTCCTCGCCTCCGACCTGGCGAATCTCGTCGGTGCCGTCGACATCTGTGAACGCGGCGGCGCGGAGCTGATCCACGTGGACGTGATGGACGGCCACTTCGTACCCAACCTGACCTTCGGCATCCCGGTGATCGCGGCGCTCAAGGAACGCACCGAACTGCCCCTCGACGTCCACCTGATGGTGGACTCACCGGGCCGGTTGCTCGACGAGTACCTGGCCGCCGGATCGGACATGGTGGCCGTCCACTGGGAGGCCTGCACCCATCTGCACCGGGTTCTCGACCGCATCCGCCGCGGTCACGCGGCGGCCGGCGTCGCCCTCAATCCGGCTACTCCGGTGGAGGTACTCGCAGACGTCCTCGACGATCTCGACTTCGTACTGCTGATGTCCGTCAATCCGGGCTTCGGCGGCCAGAGCTTCATCCCACGAGCTCTCGACAAGACCCGCCGCCTGCGCGATCTCGCCGGGGACTCCCTGGACATCGCCATGGACGGCGGCATCGACCGTGACACCATTGGACCGGCGCGGGCGGCGGGCGTGGACATCGCGATCGCCGGCTCCGCCGTCTTCGGCGCCGACGATCCCGTCGCCGCCATCGCGGAGCTGCGCCAGCGCTCCCTTTCGGAGATCTCATGA
- the rseP gene encoding RIP metalloprotease RseP — translation MTDFLSFIYAFPFALGIIIFVHEAGHLLVAKAFKVRVHTFSLGFGKRLWGFQRGETDYRVSLIPLGGYVKLGGELPEEASGDPREFLSKPRWQRILVYLAGPVMNVVLAIALIAGVFMVGTSTADLPDIEPVLGGAVEGSSAAEAGLRRGDRVLAVGGESVDSWPDVMLALLTSPNRPVQLQIERGDERFEATVTPGSIEKYEVGDLAGLYPQLRPSIVEVAKGSPAAAAGLKAGDQLATVDGIAVLDSASFALYIEQRTDTAIDLGVLRKGEPMVLKVTPATSEDGIGRIGVSLGIYQKYGPIEAIVQSVRYNRQILEQTVAVIGSIFQGDIPAKGALGGPIEIAVQSGRAAQVGFKSLIHLMGFLSISIGMVNLLPIPILDGGQILMLLVESGIRRDLPMRLKEAFAQVGFVMILLLMAVVLYFDLAKNLPLGL, via the coding sequence ATGACCGACTTCTTGAGTTTCATCTACGCCTTCCCCTTCGCCCTCGGCATCATCATCTTCGTGCACGAAGCCGGGCACCTGCTGGTCGCCAAAGCCTTCAAAGTGCGAGTGCACACCTTCTCCCTCGGCTTCGGCAAGCGCTTGTGGGGCTTTCAGCGCGGTGAGACGGACTACCGGGTGTCCCTCATTCCCCTGGGCGGCTACGTCAAGCTGGGGGGCGAACTGCCGGAGGAGGCAAGCGGCGATCCGCGCGAGTTTCTGTCGAAGCCGCGCTGGCAGCGCATCCTCGTGTACCTGGCCGGCCCGGTGATGAACGTGGTGCTCGCCATCGCCCTGATCGCCGGTGTCTTCATGGTGGGTACCTCTACCGCCGACTTGCCGGACATCGAACCGGTGCTGGGCGGCGCCGTCGAGGGGTCCTCGGCGGCGGAGGCGGGGCTGCGCCGGGGCGACCGGGTGCTGGCCGTCGGCGGCGAATCGGTGGATAGCTGGCCGGACGTGATGCTCGCTCTCCTCACCTCGCCCAACCGGCCGGTCCAGCTACAGATCGAACGCGGCGACGAACGCTTTGAAGCGACGGTGACGCCGGGCAGCATCGAGAAGTACGAGGTGGGCGACCTGGCGGGCCTCTATCCGCAGCTCCGACCGAGCATCGTCGAGGTCGCCAAAGGTTCCCCCGCCGCCGCCGCCGGCCTGAAGGCCGGCGACCAGCTCGCCACCGTCGACGGCATCGCGGTGCTCGATTCGGCCAGCTTCGCCCTTTATATCGAGCAACGAACCGACACCGCCATCGACCTGGGCGTGCTGCGCAAGGGCGAACCGATGGTGCTGAAGGTCACACCGGCAACCAGCGAGGACGGCATCGGCCGGATCGGCGTGAGTCTGGGCATCTACCAAAAGTACGGTCCGATCGAGGCGATCGTGCAGAGTGTGCGCTACAACCGCCAGATCCTCGAACAGACGGTGGCGGTGATCGGCAGCATCTTTCAAGGGGACATTCCCGCCAAGGGCGCCCTCGGCGGACCGATCGAGATCGCCGTCCAGAGCGGGCGGGCGGCGCAGGTCGGATTCAAGAGCTTGATCCACCTAATGGGCTTTCTCTCGATTTCGATCGGCATGGTCAACCTGCTGCCGATCCCCATTCTCGACGGCGGCCAAATCCTGATGCTGCTGGTCGAAAGCGGCATCCGCCGGGACCTTCCCATGCGCCTCAAGGAGGCCTTCGCCCAGGTGGGATTCGTGATGATCCTGCTGCTCATGGCGGTGGTGCTCTACTTCGATCTGGCGAAGAATCTGCCCCTCGGATTGTGA
- the bamD gene encoding outer membrane protein assembly factor BamD, with protein MNRKILFSILVLVSLSPLGCRSAVREDPILRLSAQEALDEGKTLMADEKFARARRHLSHAFEVEPNSLSGREALLLLADSYYLDGGAINYIQAEAKYRDFLNRFPTSNLAAYAQYQIANSLAERMEKPDRDQTATEKALQAFRELIRLYPTSDYTAEAREQINKVLDNLAEHEFVVGDYYRRRPVLIAAIQRFEGLLASYPNYSERDKVLYHLGLTYNRSLRPQDKIKAIEVFDRLRTEHPESPWIADIPPVEAPPVESATAENGAESPGNAEDEGPSSEESDS; from the coding sequence ATGAACCGCAAGATCCTGTTCTCGATCCTGGTCCTCGTCAGCCTTTCGCCCCTCGGCTGCCGCAGCGCCGTTCGGGAAGACCCGATCCTCCGCCTGTCCGCTCAGGAAGCCCTCGACGAAGGCAAGACCCTGATGGCCGACGAAAAGTTTGCCCGCGCCCGGCGACATCTGTCCCACGCCTTCGAAGTGGAGCCCAACTCCCTCTCCGGACGCGAAGCGCTCCTCCTACTGGCGGATAGCTACTACCTGGACGGCGGCGCCATCAACTACATCCAGGCGGAGGCCAAGTACCGCGACTTCTTGAACCGCTTTCCGACCAGCAATCTGGCCGCCTACGCGCAGTACCAGATCGCCAACAGTTTGGCCGAGCGGATGGAGAAACCGGACCGCGACCAAACGGCCACCGAGAAAGCCCTCCAGGCCTTCCGCGAGCTGATCCGCTTGTACCCGACGAGCGACTACACGGCCGAGGCCCGAGAGCAGATCAACAAGGTGCTCGACAACCTGGCGGAGCACGAGTTTGTGGTCGGTGACTACTATCGGCGGCGCCCCGTGCTGATCGCCGCGATCCAGCGCTTCGAAGGTCTCCTGGCGAGCTATCCGAACTATTCGGAGCGCGACAAGGTGCTCTACCACCTAGGCCTGACCTACAACCGAAGCCTTCGTCCGCAAGACAAGATCAAGGCCATCGAGGTGTTCGATCGCTTGCGCACCGAGCACCCGGAGAGCCCCTGGATCGCGGACATCCCGCCGGTAGAAGCACCACCGGTCGAGAGCGCCACCGCCGAGAACGGCGCGGAAAGTCCCGGCAACGCGGAAGACGAAGGGCCATCCTCTGAGGAATCGGACTCGTGA
- a CDS encoding GNAT family N-acetyltransferase — translation MSVAIQRPSPRVSLRPAVPRDAEYLRAWRAEESVRRYQPLNELTVGQLRTDVASHRMSDLYRSRGEKFQWIVLIDDHPAGWITLVVSNWEHGLAEVGYALSTQAQGQGVMTEALRLLIDDLFTDTHLERIEARCAEGNLASQRVLEKLGFEREGLLRSYFRLPEGRVDNYLFSLLRSDWG, via the coding sequence ATGTCCGTCGCCATCCAACGTCCCAGCCCGCGCGTCAGTCTGCGTCCGGCCGTGCCGCGAGATGCCGAGTACCTGCGGGCCTGGCGGGCGGAGGAGAGCGTGCGCCGCTACCAGCCGCTCAATGAACTCACCGTCGGTCAGCTACGCACCGACGTGGCGAGCCACCGCATGAGCGATCTCTACCGCTCGCGGGGCGAGAAGTTCCAGTGGATCGTCCTGATCGACGATCACCCGGCCGGTTGGATCACCTTGGTGGTCAGCAACTGGGAGCACGGCCTGGCGGAGGTGGGCTACGCTCTGTCGACCCAAGCCCAGGGCCAAGGGGTGATGACGGAGGCCCTCCGGCTGCTGATCGACGACCTCTTCACGGACACCCATCTCGAGCGCATCGAAGCGCGCTGCGCGGAGGGAAACCTCGCCTCCCAGCGGGTGCTCGAGAAGCTCGGATTCGAGCGCGAAGGTCTTCTGCGGAGCTACTTTCGGTTGCCCGAGGGACGGGTAGACAACTACCTGTTTTCGCTGCTGCGCTCGGACTGGGGGTAG
- the truA gene encoding tRNA pseudouridine(38-40) synthase TruA: MRYRLLLSYRGNAYYGWQRQPSGPTVQGAVEGALADLLGEPVTVHGASRTDTGVHARGQAAHLDLPAPFPRRGMVHGTNRRLPPDIRVLAADRMRPDFHALRSAGGKEYVYRLWRHPVIPPLEAPFMVPVHEAIDRRALQRAAAALVGRHDFTAFALAGGSHRHPSRHIRSAEWEEDGREIRFRVRGDGFLRGMVRSLVGTMIDIGLRRRTTADFRRLLTGRPRGEAGPTAPARGLCLERVLYPPEWGPVNRGEERGDVVV, translated from the coding sequence ATGAGGTACCGGCTGCTGCTGTCCTATCGCGGCAACGCCTACTACGGCTGGCAGCGCCAACCTTCCGGGCCGACGGTCCAGGGGGCCGTCGAAGGAGCCCTTGCGGATCTCCTCGGCGAGCCGGTCACCGTGCACGGCGCCAGCCGAACGGATACCGGCGTGCACGCCCGCGGCCAGGCGGCCCACCTCGACCTGCCGGCACCGTTTCCCCGCCGCGGCATGGTGCACGGCACTAACCGCCGCCTTCCGCCGGATATACGTGTGCTGGCGGCGGATCGGATGCGGCCGGACTTCCACGCCCTGCGCTCGGCCGGCGGCAAGGAGTACGTCTACCGCCTGTGGCGCCACCCGGTAATCCCGCCGCTCGAGGCGCCCTTCATGGTGCCGGTGCACGAGGCCATCGACCGCCGGGCCTTGCAGCGCGCCGCGGCGGCGCTGGTCGGGCGCCACGATTTCACCGCATTTGCCCTCGCCGGCGGCTCCCATCGGCATCCGTCTCGCCACATTCGGTCGGCAGAGTGGGAGGAAGACGGCCGGGAGATCCGCTTCCGGGTGCGCGGCGATGGCTTTCTGCGCGGCATGGTGCGCTCCCTCGTCGGTACGATGATTGACATCGGTCTCAGGCGGCGCACGACGGCGGATTTCCGCCGCTTGCTCACCGGCCGGCCGCGCGGCGAAGCGGGCCCGACGGCACCGGCCCGAGGGCTGTGCCTGGAGCGTGTTCTCTACCCCCCGGAGTGGGGGCCCGTGAACCGAGGAGAGGAACGAGGGGATGTGGTAGTTTAA